In Phyllopteryx taeniolatus isolate TA_2022b chromosome 1, UOR_Ptae_1.2, whole genome shotgun sequence, the following proteins share a genomic window:
- the LOC133479479 gene encoding tubulin alpha-1C chain-like isoform X2: MRECISIHVGQAGVQMGNTCWELYCLEHGIQPDGCMPNTRPARGSDDSFTTFFSETGTGKYVPRAIFVDLEPTVIDEVRTGIYRQLFHPEQLISGKEDAANNYARGHYTVGKEHIDAVLSRIRKLSDQCTGLQGFLVFHSFGGGTGSGFTSLLMERLSVDFGKKSKLEFAIYPAPQVSTAVVEPYNSILTTHTTLEHSDCAFMVDNEAIYDICRRNLDIDRPSYTNLNRLISQIVSSITASLRFDGALNVDLTEFQTNLVPYPRIHFPLATYAPVISAEKAYHEQLTVAEITNSCFEPANQMVKCDPRHGKYMACCLLYRGDVVPKDVNVAISNIKTKRSIQFVDWCPTGFKVGINYQPPTVVPGGDLAKVQRAVCMLSNTTAIAEAWARLDHKFDLMYAKRAFVHWYVGEGMEEGEFSEAREDMAALEKDYEEVGVDSLEEDEDGEEY, encoded by the exons ATG CGCGAGTGTATCTCCATACATGTTGGTCAGGCTGGCGTCCAGATGGGCAACACCTGCTGGGAGCTTTACTGCTTAGAGCATGGCATCCAGCCAGACGGCTGCATGCCTAACACCAGGCCCGCAAGAGGCTCTGACGATTCCTTCACCACTTTTTTCAGTGAGACTGGCACCGGCAAGTATGTGCCCCGAGCCATCTTTGTCGATCTGGAGCCCACCGTCATTG ATGAGGTACGCACTGGCATATATCGCCAGCTCTTCCACCCTGAACAGCTCATCTCCGGGAAGGAGGATGCTGCCAACAACTACGCCCGTGGTCACTACACAGTTGGAAAGGAGCACATTGACGCTGTACTGAGCAGGATCCGCAAGTTG TCTGACCAGTGCACTGGCCTCCAAGGTTTTCTGGTGTTCCACTCCTTTGGAGGAGGAACCGGTTCTGGGTTTACCTCTCTGCTGATGGAGCGTCTCTCAGTGGACTTTGGCAAGAAGTCTAAGCTTGAGTTCGCCATCTATCCGGCTCCTCAGGTGTCAACTGCTGTGGTGGAGCCATATAACTCCATTCTCACCACACACACCACCCTAGAGCACTCAGACTGCGCCTTCATGGTAGACAACGAGGCCATCTACGATATCTGCCGCAGGAACCTGGACATAGACCGTCCGTCGTACACCAACCTGAATCGACTCATCAGTCAGATCGTCTCCTCCATCACCGCTTCGCTGCGCTTTGACGGAGCCCTGAATGTAGACCTGACTGAGTTTCAGACCAACCTGGTGCCTTACCCTCGCATCCACTTCCCTCTGGCAACCTACGCCCCCGTCATCTCGGCAGAGAAGGCGTACCACGAGCAGCTGACTGTGGCAGAGATAACCAACTCTTGTTTCGAGCCAGCCAATCAGATGGTGAAATGCGACCCTCGCCACGGCAAGTACATGGCGTGCTGTCTGCTGTACCGTGGCGACGTCGTACCCAAAGACGTCAACGTGGCTATTAGCAACATCAAAACCAAGCGTTCAATCCAGTTTGTGGATTGGTGTCCCACCGGCTTCAAGGTGGGCATCAACTACCAGCCTCCCACTGTGGTTCCCGGAGGAGACCTGGCCAAGGTCCAGAGGGCTGTATGCATGCTGAGCAACACCACCGCCATCGCAGAGGCCTGGGCCCGACTGGACCACAAGTTTGACCTGATGTACGCCAAGAGGGCCTTTGTGCACTGGTACGTCGGCGAGGGGATGGAGGAGGGTGAGTTCTCCGAGGCTAGAGAGGACATGGCTGCCCTGGAGAAGGACTACGAGGAGGTGGGTGTCGACTCATTGGAAGAAGACGAAGACGGGGAGGAGTATTAG
- the LOC133479479 gene encoding tubulin alpha-1C chain-like isoform X1 has product MQRECISIHVGQAGVQMGNTCWELYCLEHGIQPDGCMPNTRPARGSDDSFTTFFSETGTGKYVPRAIFVDLEPTVIDEVRTGIYRQLFHPEQLISGKEDAANNYARGHYTVGKEHIDAVLSRIRKLSDQCTGLQGFLVFHSFGGGTGSGFTSLLMERLSVDFGKKSKLEFAIYPAPQVSTAVVEPYNSILTTHTTLEHSDCAFMVDNEAIYDICRRNLDIDRPSYTNLNRLISQIVSSITASLRFDGALNVDLTEFQTNLVPYPRIHFPLATYAPVISAEKAYHEQLTVAEITNSCFEPANQMVKCDPRHGKYMACCLLYRGDVVPKDVNVAISNIKTKRSIQFVDWCPTGFKVGINYQPPTVVPGGDLAKVQRAVCMLSNTTAIAEAWARLDHKFDLMYAKRAFVHWYVGEGMEEGEFSEAREDMAALEKDYEEVGVDSLEEDEDGEEY; this is encoded by the exons ATGCAGCGCGAGTGTATCTCCATACATGTTGGTCAGGCTGGCGTCCAGATGGGCAACACCTGCTGGGAGCTTTACTGCTTAGAGCATGGCATCCAGCCAGACGGCTGCATGCCTAACACCAGGCCCGCAAGAGGCTCTGACGATTCCTTCACCACTTTTTTCAGTGAGACTGGCACCGGCAAGTATGTGCCCCGAGCCATCTTTGTCGATCTGGAGCCCACCGTCATTG ATGAGGTACGCACTGGCATATATCGCCAGCTCTTCCACCCTGAACAGCTCATCTCCGGGAAGGAGGATGCTGCCAACAACTACGCCCGTGGTCACTACACAGTTGGAAAGGAGCACATTGACGCTGTACTGAGCAGGATCCGCAAGTTG TCTGACCAGTGCACTGGCCTCCAAGGTTTTCTGGTGTTCCACTCCTTTGGAGGAGGAACCGGTTCTGGGTTTACCTCTCTGCTGATGGAGCGTCTCTCAGTGGACTTTGGCAAGAAGTCTAAGCTTGAGTTCGCCATCTATCCGGCTCCTCAGGTGTCAACTGCTGTGGTGGAGCCATATAACTCCATTCTCACCACACACACCACCCTAGAGCACTCAGACTGCGCCTTCATGGTAGACAACGAGGCCATCTACGATATCTGCCGCAGGAACCTGGACATAGACCGTCCGTCGTACACCAACCTGAATCGACTCATCAGTCAGATCGTCTCCTCCATCACCGCTTCGCTGCGCTTTGACGGAGCCCTGAATGTAGACCTGACTGAGTTTCAGACCAACCTGGTGCCTTACCCTCGCATCCACTTCCCTCTGGCAACCTACGCCCCCGTCATCTCGGCAGAGAAGGCGTACCACGAGCAGCTGACTGTGGCAGAGATAACCAACTCTTGTTTCGAGCCAGCCAATCAGATGGTGAAATGCGACCCTCGCCACGGCAAGTACATGGCGTGCTGTCTGCTGTACCGTGGCGACGTCGTACCCAAAGACGTCAACGTGGCTATTAGCAACATCAAAACCAAGCGTTCAATCCAGTTTGTGGATTGGTGTCCCACCGGCTTCAAGGTGGGCATCAACTACCAGCCTCCCACTGTGGTTCCCGGAGGAGACCTGGCCAAGGTCCAGAGGGCTGTATGCATGCTGAGCAACACCACCGCCATCGCAGAGGCCTGGGCCCGACTGGACCACAAGTTTGACCTGATGTACGCCAAGAGGGCCTTTGTGCACTGGTACGTCGGCGAGGGGATGGAGGAGGGTGAGTTCTCCGAGGCTAGAGAGGACATGGCTGCCCTGGAGAAGGACTACGAGGAGGTGGGTGTCGACTCATTGGAAGAAGACGAAGACGGGGAGGAGTATTAG